Part of the Nicotiana tabacum cultivar K326 chromosome 20, ASM71507v2, whole genome shotgun sequence genome, TTCACTCAattctatggcccacttggctAACTTACCTGATAACTCATGTTTGTGTAATATATTACGCAATGGATAAACAGTTACTACATAAATAGGgcggcattgaaaataaggccttagttTTCTAGATGTCATGATTAGTGCAAGTGCAAGCTTTTCTAATTGAGGATACCGCATCTCCGCATCTAATAAtgatttgctaacataataaattggagactATTTACCTTGGTCTTCACGAACTAAAACAGCACTCACCGCTACTTCTGAAACAGCTAAATAAATAAGTAATCTTTCCCCGACCTTCGGTTCTGCGAGCAACGGTGGATTTGACAGGTATGCCTTCAGGTTTTTGAGCGCTTGTTGACATTCTTCGGACCATTCGAACTGGTCTTGCTTTTTAAGAGCCGAAAAGAATTTAAAACATTTTCTGATGACTTGGAAAAAAATCTTCTCAAGgttgcaattcttcccgttagtCTCTGCACCTCTTTCTTATTTGTAAGCATGTCAGGAATTTCTTTAATAGCTTTAATCTGCGcgggatttacttcaataccacggttagaaacaagaaaacccaaaaacttacctgatgaaacgccgaatgcacatttctcgggattTAGCTTCATATTGATTTTTCATAAGATCTGAAATGTATCAGACAAATGTGATATATGATCTCCTGATTGTTGAGATTtgacaagcatatcatctatgtagacttccatagtttttcctaaatgttcttggaacattttagTCACCAATCTTTGATACGTGGCACCAAcgtttttgagaccaaagggcattactttataacaataagtccacctatctgttataaatgaagttttttcttcatctaggggatccattttgatctgattgtaccctgaatacgcatctaaaaagcttaacaattcatgtcctgcagtagcatcaatcAGTTGATCTACATgtggtaatggaaaagaatctttagaaCATGCTTTGTTAAGATcggtgtaatctacacaaactcgccatttGCCATTTTTTTTCGATACCACtacagtattggctaaccaattaggatactttacctctcggatagacccaatttttaatagtttttgaacctcatcttgaatcacctgatttttgaaagtcccttgctttctcttcttttgcttgacaggCGGATacgatggatcttcatttaactTGTGAGTCATTACTTCCGGGggtattcctgtcatatcagaatgggaccaggcaaaacaatccacgttagtttttaaaaattcaatcaacttaccttCCGTGTCGTGGCTTAAGTTGGCCCCAATGTAGACTTTCCTTTCAGGCCATTGTGCAAATAACTCTACAgcctccagttcttcaattgttattttgatattttcattttcttctagtTCTTGAAGGGAATCGGGCCTTGAGTCTACATCTGTTCGTccttgttcagttgaggcttGTGTCGTGGTATCCTCAACTGGATTCTGTAATTActactttttttgtttttcgtACTTGAATCTGCTATAGAATTGATGCTCCTAGAAGTCTGTTGATCCCCACGGATTTGAcgtattccccatggtgatgggaatttaacaACTTGATGTAAGGTAGATGGAATAGCATCCATCTCGTGAATCTAGGGTCTCccgagaatcatattgtaagccatttccATCTCCACAACCTGAAATTTCATATCTTTGACAACCCCTTCTGCGAAGGTTGTAAGTGTTACCTCACTGTTGTCACAACGGTTGAATTGTCGAATCCAGACAAAGTATGTGCCTTAGGTACTAgcttatcttcagcttgcatctcgtttagtactcttagcaaaataacgttcacggaactacctagatcaatcaaaactcgtttcacattagtatcatgtacaagtagagagattaccagtgcatcgttgtgaggagTTAATACGCCGTccgcatctgcatcatcaaatgtaataCTCTTCCTCCAAAACATGTCGGACTCGTTTCCCGTGGGTAATTGTAACTTTAGAAACTTTATTGGCCGTCGTATATGCCACGCCGTTGATTTCCTCGCCCCCACTTATAACATTAACGGTCCTTTTCGGAGAAAGAGTTTTAGGGAGCTCTTGCCTGTTCTTCATGTATGCTTGCttacctttttcactaaataatTCAGTAAGATACCCTTGCTTTAATAGATGGTCAACTTCACCTTGCAACAATCTACAATCTGTCGTTTTATGGCCATGACTCCAATGGCAATCTCTACGAACTACAGAAATCAGGCCTTCAGTAATCTGAGTTGGGTAGATGTCAGCACGATCTAATGAAGACAATTGGTTTCTGATGGATTCTCCATCATTGTAGAAAGATAGTTCCGCAGGAACAATTTCATCCACTAAAGGTTCACGAAGAGGTTCAGTGGGTTCTTTAGTCCTAGATGAAGATCTTTGAGAAAGTGAACCCCTGGTTATAGAAGGTGGAGTAGAACTCGATAAAGGAATAGAGGGGACTCGTGATGAAGAAGACCTTAAACTACGAAGCCTTCCCCCTCTTCTACTTCTAACAGGAGCAAGAGGAAGGTTGTCAACAATGGGGACTCTTCGAGgattagggtttgaagaagacattgtagtacgaggaagaagaaaattagAATTGAATACTCTAaacttttgtgaaaaaaaaaggtaaaaagttatatttatagtCAGAAGCAACCGTCAAAGGAAAATGTACAATGATAGAAGCGTCATAATGAGAACTGTCGTTTCGTAATTGGCGAAGCCGTAAAAAAGTCTTAAAAGACGCTGAAAAATTGCAGAACCAATCAGGAGACGCCACGTGTTACggacattaaatggaagtgacagaTGAAGCATCAGTTCCAGGGAAGAATTAATGGCGGCAAATATTCCCGTTTTAatgagatccacttcccaaatattctattgatgaataaatggcaagtgggggactatctgtattggaaaaaattaaGTTCATATATGGAAATTATTATAAGATGACACGTTATGACATGTGGATCAGTCAAAGGAGGATAAGTGACAAAGAATAATCAAAGAGGCACGAGTTTCAACAGGCACGGGCAGATATTCAGAAAGATAGATGCTCGAATCTCTTTATGATTAAAGAGAATAAATTTGATAGTAAATGAGGTTTAGATACGTATTATTGGGCATTAAATACGGAAAACGTTAAAAAATCTGTAATGAATCAAATATGATTACCAATTGTAACGTTACATTAAAGGCCATTAAATATCATTAATTGTCAATAATGGCTCTGTTATGGTAGAAACAAAACGTATTACCTAgagatagctataaaaggagaagattgATCGTTTGTAAGGACATGAAATACTAttgaaatatattgatttacttTGCATTATATTCAACTACTATTTATCAATTATTCTTATTTCTATTTGATTATTtctatttgattatcagtaacccgaattcttctaaaataagctttgaccgaaatcccaatttttggttaaacaatcaGCACTCTAAAAAACATCTATTTTAACCAAAGGAATACATTATAAAGTTGTGAACATCTCCACCTGATTACCAGAATTTTGGCAACACTAGCACACAATGTGATCTCACAGCTTAaggctatgttgctcggactctcctaAAATGTTGTcgggtgcgtgtcggatcctccaaaaatagtgtatatttggaggatccgacacgggtgtgGAAGCATCTTGGAGAGTCCGCCAACCTAGGCATGAGGACATAGCTTCAAATTAACCAATCAATCAACTACACATGGAAAATATACCAAAAATGTGTTTTTTTGTTCCTAGATATAAGTCATCTTTTAGGCAAGTGTTGACTGTATCATAAAAACTTTCTATTTAATCAATACATTAAGTAAAGGTAGAATTTTTGGAGGTAATCTCCTTCATGTCTTCTTCATAAAAACAATTCTGTTAGCTAAATATTCCCCCCTAAAAATAGCTTTTATTTATTCGTCGGATCTCAATTCGTAAAGTTAAATTAACTAATCATGGTGTAAATATCGGGTTAATTTCATGTATGGGCACTGAAATTTACCTTCTATACATTAAAGTCATAAAACTACTTTTTCATATTAAAGTAACTGTATTTTACTAGCTATAACACTaaatttacaaaactattttGTATCCCATAAAAGTAACTGAAATGTGTACCCATCATAATAGCAAAGTCACAAAACTTTACTCGCTACAATAGCAATATCACATGGTTTTTGCCATCACCGTGAATAAAGTTTGTAAACTTACTATTATAGTAAGCGTTATAATGGATAAAATTTGTAActttaggggtcgtttgataCGCGGGATAAGGTGTGGGATTAAATTTATACCATGTTTATATCAAACATGGTATAAATTTAATCCTAGAATTAATACAAGATATCCACCTTATTCCATCAAACTTGGGATTATATTATCCCACCTCTCGGGTGGAATAAATTAATCTAGGAATTATAATCCGGAATAATTTAACCtgcgtaccaaacgaccccttactaTTATAGCGAGCACTATAATGGATAAAGTTTGTAACTTAACTATTATAGTAGGTATAGTTAGGTTACTTCAATGTAACAAAAAAATAGCTTTGTGACTTTTACACCATGTAACTTAGTATGGTTACTAACTTACTATGGTTAAAGTTAGCAACTTTAATGAAACAGAAAATAGTTTTCTAGCTTTACTATTACTTTCTCCGTTTCGATTTATGTAAACCTATTTACTATTTGGTCTGTTTCAAAAAGAAGAACCCtttttaaatttagaaacaatttagcttGAACTTCCAATTCGATCTTTAACAAGAATGTTTTGCAGCCACACAACTACATTgtacccctttttgacttgtttaggaccacaaattttgTTAAGTTCCGTGCACGGTGAAATAGATTaccataaattgaaacggaaggaaTAGTAAAGTTGAGGGATATGTGGGACCTACCCGTAGATCAGCTAAAATAACAGCAACAGACAAAGCTCTAGAGAGCGGAGCACGGCCGTCAGGTGCAAGAGGCAAAGACTGAAGAATAGGAATACAAAGCTTAAGAGCTTTAAACAGCAATCTTGAAGAACTAGTTGAAAGAACTTTATTATCCATTCTTTCAGTTAGCTCATTAAAAGCACCCACTAATTCCACCACCATTTTCCCACCGGGTTGTTCCGGCGTCGCCACCAATGCTTCAGCCGAAGCTGAAACTCTCACGGTGGCGATCTTGGTCGGACTCTGCCGCCTGAAACGGCGGCGGAGGTAACGTGGGAATTTTGGTAAGAGTAACTGTgtggatttttttttaataaaatggaGGGTATAGTCGTTTAAGTGGAGCTCCATATTTTTTGGATAGAGAAATGGTTATAGTATTGCCATAGTTGGGATTTTGGTGAATTTTTACAGAGAGTTCAAGAATTGAAATGGaggcaagaagaaagaaattaTGGAGTATATATTTTATGGCTAGTGGGATGCCACGTGTAAATATGACATCTTTGCCTACTTTATATCTGAGAATTTGAGGTTTGGGTTCACTAATGATGGAAAGTATTGCAATAAATAGTACTCCCGTTCCAAATTATCCAtcgtaatttttaaaataattatattaaatataattttaaaagttcaaaataaaattaattattttttttcttattttacttttaatagtaattgttcttgaaaattgaagatggacacataataaaataaatattcaatgaataaatattatcttaagacataaataagcgTAAACTAGTCAAAAACTCCTTCTAAGTAATGAAGACCATGTAAAATAATACGACAGATAATTTTAGAAAGAGAGAGTATAAGATAATTAATCCATCATAAATTATCTCATAGATTAAACagtatttaattagtttttacagcttgtttggatgattgttatctattgtatcgtattgtattgttatctggaaataatttttgttttgattgtttatttaaaattgattgtatcgtattgttaaattCATTGTTCTGGAACAACCAAAAGGCCCATTTTTTGAaacaaccgatttggtgtggtgggaTTATTtcgtattttctttttcaattatgCTCTTACTTATTACTCCATAATTCTATTTTATcctttatcctttttttttaactccaaatctccaacTTATTAACATACTTTTTCCACGTCCATCTTTTCCAAAGTtggtttgtgtcattcttttcaTCCAAATGTCTGTTCGTTTCTTTATCTCTTTCCATCgtattagattttttttttttttttggctaatgATAGTTAacttttttcttcaagtttttgCTCTTGTTTCCAAGCTACATAATTGAggtttcttaaattatttttatacgtaattcttgataaattttatttaaaacaatagaggatattttagtaaacttattAGTTACAGTACAGTATGATACTGTCAAACCAAACAACAAAAATGTTATTTAACAATATCAAACGATATAATTTATCCAAACGTTATAACTATAAAATGAAACAgtacaatacattataaaacgatgaGTAACAATGATCCAAACATAGTATTAGTTAGGTAAGAATTTATGTATTatcttatataaaataaaatattaaattatttcaaaataataatactcTTTTAGAGTAAGTAATTCATgtttaacaatttttttttatttttaattctagAATAACAATCCATTCATTATTAGTCACCAAACAACCCAAGGTTATAATCTTAGCATAACTAACCTGTGATCCAAATGACCCCCGAGTgttatataaaaatttatttactttAAGACTAATTTTTATTAAAGCAGcattaatatacatattttattcaaaaatctttttcactgcttatactgtatatttttcctttttgtttaatGAACTGATTTGAAATCCACTAGCTCCACTAATACAATTTGCACCACGTAAATTTATTTAAGAGAGAAGTGCTCCTTTTATACTAATTTTAGGAGAAGAGAGAAAATGaacataaaaaattataattCATGAAGTAAAAGGAACATAACATAATTCAAGTGTGCAAATTGCAAAGTGAGCCAAGTTTAACTAAGCATTTTGTATGCTTTAAGTCTAAATTATTGAACAATGAGAATCATAATCCATTGACAATGAGACTTTGCCAATTAGTACATCATTTACGTTGTCCTAAAATGAGGATTCAAAGTAGTCCACATTGAACTACCTAGAGCAACTTTTTAAAACAAGATTGAGCTCCCAATGTCATATATCAAGACAATGGCTCCTGTGAATCTCCCAACCGAGATAAATGGAGGTAAGCATCTGTACCTGCAAAAGAGGTCAAGAGATAGGTGCACGTAAGACGTTGACAATATAACATTCATGTAAGACtgactgcgtacaatagatctAATATGATTCAGCGCGTAGCCGAAGCTTTGTGCacgtaaaatcccactagtgcggtctggggagggtagtgggTGCGCAAACCTTACTCCTATCCTTTGGAGGTAGAGAAGTCGTTTCCGATAAACTCTCGGCTTAGGAAGATAAGGGAACAATAGAAACAAGCAATAACCACAATAAAGGCCAAAAAAATAATATCAGCAATTTACACCCCCCGGGCCGGGCTtggtgtaactggtaaagttgttgtcatgtgaccaggaggtcacaggttcgagccgtggaaacaacctcttacagaaatgcagggtaaggctacgTAAATGATCATGTACTCCTCAATGGAGAAGTATACAGATATTTAACAGGTTCATACAATCTTTGTGACGCCAAGATTGGAGAGATTGTACATACCACCATCCTCATCAAAGGAGCCCTTACATCAGCAGAAATTGAGATTTGTTTAAGACATAACCAACAAGTATGGATCTGTTTATCATATCAAATATTATCACATCGAACCTGCCTACAGACTCTTTCTTCGTTTTGTAACAACATGATGCTATTAACCGCAAACCCTCACACTGACTTGCTATAGTATAAGACAATTTTGTTAGTTTATCTACCAATCAAAATGGTACTGGTGCAAACAAGGTTGAGAGATTTAACTAACATACCATAGCCTTCCATGGAGATAATCTGCAAATCCCCTCCAAAGTAGCGAGCATATAAACGACTTATTGGAATTCCATACCCATAACCAGCTAACGTGCTTGAAGTAGCCACGTCAGTTGTTGTGAAGTGCTCGTCCAGCGGATTCCTAGCAGTACTGTAGAGATAAGTAaaaattttgggaaggccacttCTTGGTATTCCACCCCCTTCATCAGAAACCTATATCAACGCAAGCCATGCTTGTTAAGTAATGTGGAAGAAAATTGCTAAAACATACCTCTTCTGCAGAAGGAAGACTTTCCGAATCAAATAAAATACACAATAAAGAGGAACAAGTCCTTAACTAGACTGTAAAAGAAGGAATTTTTATGGAGAAAAATAAGATTGAAAAGAGGTCATGCCTTAATGGTGACATCCTCTAAACCATCAGCGACTATTATACGAATAGGAGGAGCAACTTTGTCTGAGTCCATAAACCGCTCTTGTACAGCACGGACGGAGTTCTttaccaactcaaagaccatcaTATGCAGATGTGTAGGCACATAACTGCATGGAAAAATGGAATCATAAACAAAGAAACAGGACTACAACATAACTGCATGTAGATATCAGTAGCTCTTTGGAACCTCAACAGAACAAGAGATATGTAAAAGACAGCATAAGAGTATCTGAGGGGGAAAAAAGGTGGACAGTAAAAGAGGAGATATTTTGTATAACGAATAAAGTCAACGATTTAAGAGCAAAATAACATACGGGAATGTAAAATCAGGATCCCCGTAAATGTTAACATCAGGTGCGCTTCCATATTCGCGTAAGCAAATTCCCCGAGCATCCTCACTGGCGGTGCGTGCAACCTCCAGGGGAGACATTTTTGTATGTATATAGCCCACACAATTGGGAGGTGGATTAGGATCATGTAATGCCACATGCTGCCCTGAGTTTAACAGAAATTCAGCAGTGAAAAAACATTTGTTATAGCTAACAACTTATACAAGATAAACATCATTATTGTAAGAATTAAGCAAGAAAAGGTACAGAGCTAACCGATAAGCATGCGGATCCCAATTCTAGACATGTAAAAGCGATCAAGAAATTGGTGTATTTCTCTCAAATCCTCATAATCAACTTTAGGCCAATCTTTCTTGAGTTGTTGGACTCCCAAAGCCATCATAGGAACGACATTATTGTGCCTGACCTTTATCATCTTAACCATTTGTGTAAATGCCAACTCGTCGTTCTTATTCTTTATTTCTGGATAGGATCTCATGTCACGGAAAGAATCCAAATACCAATCTCGGacctaaaagaaagaaaagaagcaaagaaGTAAGTACTTGTAATGTACAATGTGATGGGATTTTAGCAATTTAGTATAATTATCAAACACAAGCGCCTGAATTTGGTGGCAACGAATAGTCGGTTGCAACCAGGATAATGTAGGAGGGTTGCAATGGGTTGACTGCCAACATAAGTATTTTCTTCACTATGCTAACTGAGATACTCCTTTGAATATTGAATTTGTTGGAAATGTGTCAAATATAATGGAATGGATACATATGATTCGTGTAGCCAACCCAACTAATTCCGGATGCATATTGATTGATCAAATACCAGGGGACAAAAACCAGCTAGCAGGCTATTGATTTATGCCAAAAGTATGAATATGTGTTTATGAACTCTTAAAAGAACAGCACAATCACTAAGTACATTTAAACAAATGAACCACTAACAGAAGCAAGAATAAAAAAGTTCAACTGTTAATAGCAGAAATTTATTAGAATAAAACAGAAATATTCCTCTCATGGACTAGCTTAAAACAACTAAAAGTAGGAAAAGGAAGTAAACCCATTATGGtaaatcaaataaaatattaaagaGTCGTCCTTTAACCACATATTTTATCCTGCATCAAGACAATCACAAGCATAAATCACACTCAAACAATTAAAAACTAAACACACATTATCTCCTGACCCTACATAACAGCATTAATTTAATTTAATCCACCATTGCTTTAGCCTTTCACCACCACATGAGCTTCACAAAGCATAAACCATTTCAAATCCAAAAAAAGGAAGAGGGTTACACTAGATTTgccaatataaaaaaaattagctATGATAAATCCTCGGACACGCAATGCTTATATAACCAACAATAACTAATTTGGGACTAATTCATCATtgattattcttcttttttttcaaattaacgGTGGTGTCAAAGCCTATCGACATCTCGAATATTCCACTTGTACCTATCCCACCAGCACAAGTACCAGTTAATTCTGCCCACACATAGGACTTATATATCCAATAATAACTAATTTGGG contains:
- the LOC107779147 gene encoding pyruvate dehydrogenase (acetyl-transferring) kinase, mitochondrial, yielding MAAKKLCDTISKELAEEVQKWGCMKQTGVSLRHMMNFGSTASPRNLLISAQFLHKELPIRIARRAIELENLPYGLSSKPAVLKVRDWYLDSFRDMRSYPEIKNKNDELAFTQMVKMIKVRHNNVVPMMALGVQQLKKDWPKVDYEDLREIHQFLDRFYMSRIGIRMLIGQHVALHDPNPPPNCVGYIHTKMSPLEVARTASEDARGICLREYGSAPDVNIYGDPDFTFPYVPTHLHMMVFELVKNSVRAVQERFMDSDKVAPPIRIIVADGLEDVTIKVSDEGGGIPRSGLPKIFTYLYSTARNPLDEHFTTTDVATSSTLAGYGYGIPISRLYARYFGGDLQIISMEGYGTDAYLHLSRLGDSQEPLS